A genomic region of Eucalyptus grandis isolate ANBG69807.140 chromosome 5, ASM1654582v1, whole genome shotgun sequence contains the following coding sequences:
- the LOC120293546 gene encoding non-classical arabinogalactan protein 31-like yields the protein MESAPSKAFLLVQLLLLLSCFQEASCFFPHPPAYPPTQHHDHDYHHHHHAPGHPPVLPPVHPPSPYHSHPLIPAPALVPSHPPAPIKPPFHWPFRTFIAIQGVVYCKSCEYTLNGAKPIIGAVVKLWCKNTKYPAWATATTDKNGYFFLEAPKTVSNFATHKCKVFLVSSPIPSCSEPSNLNGGSVVPP from the exons ATGGAGTCTGCTCCAAGCAAGGCTTTTCTGCTTGTTCAGCTCTTGCTCCTACTCAGCTGCTTCCAAGAAGCCTCCTGTTTCTTCCCCCATCCACCGGCTTACCCTCCGACCCAGCACCACGACCACgactaccaccaccaccaccatgcTCCCGGCCACCCTCCAGTCCTCCCACCTGTTCACCCGCCGTCTCCCTACCACAGTCATCCCTTGATCCCTGCACCCGCTCTTGTTCCCTCCCATCCTCCGGCCCCAATTAAACCGCCGTTCCATTGGCCATTTAGGACCTTCATAGCCATTCAAGGTGTCGTTTATTGCAAGTCCTGCGAGTACACCCTCAATGGCGCTAAACCCATTATCG GTGCCGTAGTGAAGCTCTGGTGCAAGAACACCAAGTACCCAGCATGGGCGACTGCGACAACTGACAAGAACGGCTACTTCTTCCTCGAAGCTCCGAAGACAGTCTCAAACTTTGCCACCCACAAGTGCAAGGTCTTCTTGGTCTCATCTCCAATCCCCTCATGCAGTGAGCCATCCAATCTCAATGGTGGATCAGTGGTGCCCCCTTGA